In a genomic window of Pelecanus crispus isolate bPelCri1 chromosome 1, bPelCri1.pri, whole genome shotgun sequence:
- the TMSB4X gene encoding thymosin beta-4, translating to MSDKPDMAEIEKFDKSKLKKTETQEKNPLPSKETIEQEKQAGES from the exons ATGTCCGACAAACCAGACATGGCTGAGATCGAGAAATTTGACAAGTCCAAATTGAAGAAGACAGAGACGCAAGAGAAAAACCCGCTGCCTTCAAAAGAAA CAATTGAACAGGAGAAGCAAGCGGGTGAATCGTAA